DNA sequence from the Pseudomonadota bacterium genome:
CCCACACAAGGTGCAGGTGGATCTCAAATACGCTGTGCGCTCCGTGTCGATAGCCCATCGGCAACACGGTAGCCCACCATCATGCTGAAAGCTGTCGCCTGGAAGGCGAGGGTTTTGACCCACCCAAGGTGAGACAATAATCGAATCGATAAGCGGGCGGGGCGTGAAGTATTGCCCTGCGCCGGACTTCTTTTCGTTCGCGTTCTTTTCGAGAAGCCCCTCGTAGAGGTCGCCCAGGCCCTCCGACTTGGCCGAGTACCAGTCGAGGCCGTCGATGGAGTCCACGAGCTTCTTGAGGTTCCGGGGCACTTTCAACGCGGTGTTGGCGTTGGCGTAGATCGCCTGAATCCTCGACGAGCCCTCCGTGCCGAGATGAAGGAGCAGGCCGCGGTAGAACGCAAGCTGCTCGACGCCCTCCTTCTCCGCTAAATCGTCCCAGCGATACCCGTCGGGCAACTCCTTCTCGCGCCCGGTCTCCTTCGCCATCTTGAGGAACAGCAGCCACGTCAGCTCGGTGACGTACTCGTGATACGTGATTCCCTCGTCCCGGAGGACGTTGCAGAGGTTCCAGAGCTTTTGGACGATGTCTTGGGTGTTCACTCTGGCATCCTCGACTTCCAGGCGTCTGCACTCTTGGCGTCAAAGAAGGACACCTGTAGCTCAGGGCTATCGCGCTTCTTCGCCCCGAGGGCCTTTTCCCTCATCGTGCTGAGCTCGCCAGCGCGTGCCCGGAGTGCGAGGCCGTCCGACCCGTCGAAGTCGTCGAAGACTCCGATGAAAACGCGTTTCAAATCGAGGTTGTGGGCTATTGCCCGCGTCAGATGGCCATCGCTCTCGCCAAGACTAAGGCCGTAGCAGACGAGTCCGTTCTGGATTCGCGTGAGCTTGTCGTAGCAGTGCGCCAAATAGTGGGAGCGAGCGATCTGCGCGAGCTTCTTCTCCCAAGTCCCTTCGGCGACGAAGAGTGGGTACTGCTTCTCTGCGAGGCCAGTCTTGACGAGCTCTGTGAGCTTCGTTCCCGTCCTGCTCCAACTGTGCTTCCGCGTGAACGACCGACCGCGGAAGAGGTGCAATGCACCGTGAAGGAAGTAGATGCCGTCATGGCCTCGCGTACTGCCCTCAAAAATCAAGCTCCTAGCGTCATAGTCGTCTGGATCCGTCCCAAAGCCGTCCTGAAACTTGAAATCGCCGGCCGCGACCAGCCAGTAGAGCAGAAGATCGTAGTTGACGGTGAAGACATTGAAGTAGGGTGCGATGAACGCACGACCCGCGTGAACACGATCGACCGAGAGGCAGGATGCGTCTTCTGGGTGAACCTCACCGACCGCGGAGATCAACGCCGTCTTGACCAGCTCCAGGTCATCAAGGATCGCGGATGCGTCGCCCTCCTGAAGCAGCTCATATTCCTCGGCAACCCACTGCGCATCATCAAGCGCGCGCATCACTCCTTCAAAGTTGTTCGTTCCCAGTCGATCAAAAAGCCGCTTCGCTGAATCGGAGAGCCCGGCTTCGCAGGCATGGTCGTACAGTGAGGCGTACGCGAAACGCGGGTCGCATCCGATGCTGAAGCCGTTGCCGAGCAGCAGGTGCTTGCGGCGGTCGCCCAGTTCCTTGAGCACGTCCAGGTAGGTCAGACATGAGGTGTCGATAGTCATGAGGCACTCATCTCGGACGCCCAGATCGCCTCGCTGATGTCCCCGAGGAGCTGCTCCAGCCTGCCGTCGAAGACTTTGTTGAGCCGGTCAAAGCCGCCGGCCTGGGCCTTGAACTGGCCGCGGTCGAGGGCGTCGCGGTCAACGACGGTCTCCTGGACGAGTTGCTTGCCGATGCGCTCTAGCCATTTGCGCTGGGGAGGCTTCCAGCGCTGGGACGCAAGGATGCGCTTCATGGCGCGATCGACGCGCTCTTCATAGGGGAGCAGCGGGTCGCCGAGCGCGGCCTGGCGTACGTGGCCGATGACCGACGCGGCGATGTCCTGGTTGGTCTTCGCGCGCCAGGCAGCGCGGAGGTTGGTCTCACTGTAGCCGGCCTCGTCGAGGGCGAGCTTGAGCTCCTTGAGTTGCTGCCGCGTCAGTTCTCGCGGGCGTTGCGCCACGACCACGAGGGCCGGGATCTTGTTTTGGTTTTCTGCGATGAAGGCTCGGAAGCCTTCGAGATAGTCTCCAGGGGGTCGGGAGTCGCCGAATCCGTTCTTCACCGCGCGGATCTCGTCCTCGTGGTGGGAGACCATCACGGGCTTGTCCGCCTTGATGACCTTGTCGAGAATCGTGGTGAGTGAGGGGTGCTCGGCGAACCAGGCGTGCGCCGCGTCCGGACCATGATCCCGGAGAAAGGTCAGCAGGTCGTCGGGGCTCATGGCGGCCACGGTCTCGAACTGCTCCAGCGCTTCGTCCCTAAGCCGACGCTTCTTGCGGTCGAGCTTGCTGATGAGCTGGTCGAGGATCTCCGCCCGCGACTCTCCGTCGTCCACCGTGTTGAGTTCGCCGACGAGCTGGGCGAACGGCACCTTCGGGTTCGGGACGACCGGCTTCATGTCGGAATAGGGAGCCAGCGCGCTGTAGAGCTCCACCGCGTCGTAAATGCGGAACACCTCCTTGTCGATCTCGTCGCAGCGCCGCGTCGCACGGCCCAGCATTTGGTGATAGAGGATGCGGCTGCGGACTCGCCGGATGAAGACGAGATTTCATATCTTGGGAACATCGACGCCCGTTGTAAGGAGGTCCACGGTGACGGCGACGCTCGGCAGTTGCTCGTTGCGGTAGCGCCGGATGAGCTGCAAGGGCTTGTCCGCGGAGCCGGTGATCTTGACCACCGCGTCGTCCTCGACGCTCCCGTACTGGTTGCGGAATGCCTGCTTGAGCAGCTTGACGACCATGTCCGCGTGGTCATCGGAGACGCAAAAGACCAATGTCTTTTCGTCGAAGCTCGGGTCGATGCGCTCCGCAACGAACTTGCAGACCACGCGGTTGAAGTTCTCGGTGACAACCCGCTTGTTGAACGTGTCGACGTCCACGTGGACCTCGTCGTTCAGGAGCGAAAGTTGGAGCTCGCCGGTGGAGGGACTGTAGGTCTCCAGCTCCTCCCCCACGCGCCAGGTGATGCCGTCGGCGGCGAGCGCGGTCACGATGCGCGTGGGCGGCTCGTGGTCCACGAGGTAGCCGTCCACCACCGCTTCTCGATAGCTGTACTCATAGACGGGCTGACCGAAGATCTCCGTGGTGTGGAGCGCAGGTGTTGCGGTCAGCCCGATCTTCACACAGTCGAAGTGCTCTAGGACGCGCCGGTATTTGGAGATGTAGTCGGACTCGGTGCGGAAGGTCAGCTCGCGGTCGCTGAGTTCGCGGTCGAGCAGGTAGCCACGGTGGGCTTCATCGACGACGATGCAGTCGTATTGGTCGATGGGCGGAGGCGCTTCGTCCTCTGAGAAGAGGATTCGCTTGACCATGCCCTGCACCGTCGCGACCTGAAGCTTGGTGTCGGACTCGGGCGTGATGTCCTTGAGCTCTTTGAGGTCGAAGATGTCGGTGAAGGTCTGGAGGTTTTCGAGGCGGGCGTCCTTGAAGGCGTTCGTGGCCTGAATCCCGAG
Encoded proteins:
- a CDS encoding type I restriction-modification system subunit M N-terminal domain-containing protein — translated: MNTQDIVQKLWNLCNVLRDEGITYHEYVTELTWLLFLKMAKETGREKELPDGYRWDDLAEKEGVEQLAFYRGLLLHLGTEGSSRIQAIYANANTALKVPRNLKKLVDSIDGLDWYSAKSEGLGDLYEGLLEKNANEKKSGAGQYFTPRPLIDSIIVSPWVGQNPRLPGDSFQHDGGLPCCRWAIDTERTAYLRSTCTLCG
- a CDS encoding DUF4917 family protein; amino-acid sequence: MTIDTSCLTYLDVLKELGDRRKHLLLGNGFSIGCDPRFAYASLYDHACEAGLSDSAKRLFDRLGTNNFEGVMRALDDAQWVAEEYELLQEGDASAILDDLELVKTALISAVGEVHPEDASCLSVDRVHAGRAFIAPYFNVFTVNYDLLLYWLVAAGDFKFQDGFGTDPDDYDARSLIFEGSTRGHDGIYFLHGALHLFRGRSFTRKHSWSRTGTKLTELVKTGLAEKQYPLFVAEGTWEKKLAQIARSHYLAHCYDKLTRIQNGLVCYGLSLGESDGHLTRAIAHNLDLKRVFIGVFDDFDGSDGLALRARAGELSTMREKALGAKKRDSPELQVSFFDAKSADAWKSRMPE